A stretch of Myxococcus hansupus DNA encodes these proteins:
- a CDS encoding sensor histidine kinase, translating into MTGGMWISLVACAGQLALAGLSLARVGKNPLALPLSVLCIALSTWNFCGFAGVRADEGGWRLVGFTAGLMTVPFTLHFILTFVGRRRGLAWAMYGTYAVFGVLALAMLVALFAPSLEAHLLTLRFGLTVTVLTVLVMGWAFALLGLHVLRSRHPDERARAGLVLLGLTLVVALLMTELAAELGLEMVRLGHVGTLLGLPVMATAALRFGLFGDDLGAPRLALHAAGIAGLGVMAYLAVVRLFVAQAGTLIVCTTAVTFALVAATRRGVTAYVSRNERLERLATLGRFSAQMAHDLKNPIAAMKGAAQYLKVEHAQGRPWDGHGEFLDLLLEQVERLDRVVDTYQRLARVEPLPRPVNLHRLVEGVLSLQAFASPGKVTILRELAPNLPPCAGDLDLLANALENLVRNACEAMPEGGTLTVRALRDGADVALEVEDTGEGMDARTRERAFDDFFTTKATGSGLGLAFVRRVVEAHGGEVLLTSREGRGTVVRMRLPAIDGSRACAEAGEAA; encoded by the coding sequence ATGACGGGTGGGATGTGGATCAGCCTGGTGGCCTGCGCGGGCCAGCTCGCCTTGGCGGGCCTGTCGCTGGCGCGCGTGGGCAAGAACCCGCTGGCCTTGCCGCTGTCCGTGCTGTGCATCGCCCTGTCGACGTGGAACTTCTGCGGCTTCGCGGGGGTCCGCGCGGACGAGGGCGGCTGGCGACTGGTGGGCTTCACAGCGGGCCTGATGACGGTGCCCTTCACGCTGCACTTCATCCTGACCTTCGTGGGGCGGCGGCGCGGGCTCGCCTGGGCCATGTACGGCACCTACGCCGTCTTCGGCGTGCTGGCCCTGGCCATGCTGGTCGCGCTGTTCGCCCCGTCCCTGGAAGCGCACCTGCTCACGCTGCGCTTCGGGCTGACCGTCACCGTGCTGACCGTCCTCGTGATGGGCTGGGCCTTCGCGCTGCTGGGATTGCACGTGCTGCGCTCGCGCCATCCGGATGAGCGGGCGCGCGCGGGCCTGGTGCTGCTGGGGCTGACGTTGGTGGTGGCGCTGCTGATGACGGAGCTGGCGGCGGAGCTCGGCCTGGAGATGGTGCGGCTGGGCCACGTGGGCACGCTGCTGGGCCTGCCGGTGATGGCGACCGCGGCGCTGCGCTTCGGACTCTTCGGCGACGACCTGGGCGCGCCCCGGCTCGCGCTGCACGCGGCGGGCATCGCGGGGCTGGGCGTGATGGCCTATCTGGCCGTCGTGCGGCTCTTCGTCGCGCAGGCGGGCACGCTCATCGTCTGCACCACGGCGGTGACGTTCGCCCTGGTCGCCGCGACGCGCCGGGGTGTCACCGCCTACGTCAGCCGGAACGAACGGCTGGAGCGGCTGGCCACGCTGGGCCGCTTCTCCGCGCAGATGGCGCATGACCTGAAGAACCCCATCGCCGCGATGAAGGGCGCCGCGCAGTACCTCAAGGTCGAGCACGCGCAGGGGCGGCCCTGGGACGGGCACGGCGAGTTCTTGGACCTGCTGCTGGAGCAGGTGGAGCGGCTGGACCGGGTGGTGGACACGTATCAACGGCTGGCGCGCGTGGAGCCCCTGCCGCGGCCCGTGAATCTGCACCGCCTGGTGGAGGGCGTGCTGTCGCTCCAGGCCTTCGCCAGTCCTGGCAAGGTCACCATCCTGCGCGAGCTGGCCCCCAACCTGCCGCCCTGCGCGGGGGACCTGGACCTGCTGGCCAACGCGCTGGAGAACCTGGTGCGCAACGCCTGCGAGGCCATGCCGGAGGGCGGCACCCTCACCGTGCGCGCGCTGCGTGACGGCGCGGACGTGGCGCTGGAAGTGGAGGACACCGGAGAGGGCATGGACGCCCGCACCCGCGAGCGCGCCTTCGACGACTTCTTCACCACCAAGGCCACTGGCAGCGGACTGGGGCTCGCCTTCGTCCGGCGCGTGGTGGAGGCGCACGGCGGCGAGGTGCTCCTGACAAGCCGGGAGGGGCGCGGTACGGTGGTTCGCATGCGCCTGCCGGCCATTGACGGAAGCAGGGCCTGCGCAGAGGCGGGGGAAGCCGCGTGA
- a CDS encoding LysR family transcriptional regulator yields the protein MSEDFAGLRELLLVAEKRSFTAAAAALRVTPSAVSQAIGALEERLRIRLVQRTTRSVSLTEAGARFVAELRPAMASLQGAFAVLEDARGRPSGTLRLNVPRLAVGPVLKPMLGRFLTAHPEVRIDVTLDDGLSDIVAEGCDAGIRLGERLERDMVAVPITGGFRMAVVGAPAYFDVHPKPRHPRELSAHDCINYRHVTGRDIARWEFEVEGRELTVAVDGRVVTNDNEVMVLAALDGLGLSYVMEHTVTEHLAAKRLVRVLTRYCPSFPGLYLYYPNRKNLAPKLRALVDFLRVR from the coding sequence ATGAGCGAGGACTTCGCCGGGTTACGAGAGCTCCTCCTGGTCGCGGAGAAGCGCAGCTTCACGGCCGCGGCCGCGGCGTTGCGAGTCACTCCGTCGGCGGTGAGTCAGGCCATTGGCGCGTTGGAGGAGCGCTTGCGCATCCGGCTGGTTCAGCGAACCACGCGCAGCGTCAGCCTGACCGAGGCGGGGGCGCGCTTCGTCGCCGAACTCCGCCCGGCCATGGCGAGCCTCCAGGGGGCCTTCGCGGTGCTCGAAGACGCACGGGGCCGGCCTTCGGGGACGCTGCGCCTCAACGTTCCCCGGCTGGCGGTTGGACCCGTCCTCAAACCCATGCTCGGGCGTTTCCTCACCGCGCATCCCGAGGTGCGCATCGACGTCACGCTCGATGATGGCTTGAGCGACATCGTCGCGGAGGGCTGCGACGCCGGCATCCGCCTGGGCGAGCGGCTCGAACGGGACATGGTCGCGGTGCCCATCACGGGCGGCTTTCGCATGGCGGTGGTCGGCGCGCCCGCCTACTTCGACGTGCATCCGAAGCCGAGGCACCCGCGCGAGCTCTCCGCACACGACTGCATCAACTATCGGCACGTCACGGGTCGCGACATCGCCCGCTGGGAGTTCGAGGTGGAGGGCCGCGAACTCACCGTCGCGGTCGATGGCCGCGTCGTCACCAACGACAACGAGGTGATGGTGCTCGCGGCGCTCGACGGGCTGGGGCTCTCCTACGTCATGGAGCACACCGTGACCGAGCACCTCGCGGCGAAGCGGCTCGTCCGGGTGCTCACGCGCTACTGCCCGAGCTTCCCCGGGCTCTACCTCTACTATCCCAACCGGAAGAACCTCGCCCCCAAGCTGCGGGCGTTGGTCGACTTCCTGCGCGTGCGTTGA
- a CDS encoding SDR family NAD(P)-dependent oxidoreductase: MNTNTNAPSLPASAKVWFITGAASGFGRALVREAVDRGDAVVATARKPESLADLVALAPSRVLALRLDVTQPAQSHAAVTEALSHFGRIDVLVNNAGFSIIGAVEETSDEALRDTLELMFFGAARLTRDVVPHLRERGAGTIVQMSSMAGLNTSPGFSAYCAAKHALEGFSECLAHELRPHGVRVLIVEPGTFRTSLFGDAFRRMPEHPAYASTSGTLRAWVSQADGQQPGDPAKAARVIVDEVARPLRPDAPLRLPLGGDAVDGIRQKLAFIAADIDHGERAARATAF, from the coding sequence ATGAACACGAACACGAACGCCCCTTCCCTCCCTGCTTCCGCCAAGGTCTGGTTCATCACGGGCGCCGCGTCTGGCTTCGGCCGCGCGCTCGTCCGCGAAGCCGTGGACCGTGGCGATGCCGTCGTGGCGACGGCACGCAAGCCCGAGTCACTCGCGGACCTGGTCGCCCTGGCCCCCAGCCGCGTGCTCGCGCTTCGCCTCGACGTCACCCAGCCCGCGCAGTCTCACGCCGCCGTGACGGAGGCGCTCTCGCACTTCGGCCGCATCGACGTGCTCGTCAACAACGCGGGCTTCAGCATCATTGGCGCCGTCGAGGAGACGAGCGACGAGGCCCTGCGCGACACCCTGGAGCTGATGTTCTTCGGCGCCGCGCGGCTCACGCGGGACGTGGTGCCCCACCTGCGCGAACGTGGCGCGGGCACCATCGTGCAGATGTCGAGCATGGCGGGGCTCAACACCTCGCCCGGCTTCAGCGCCTACTGCGCGGCGAAGCACGCGCTCGAAGGATTCTCCGAGTGCCTTGCCCATGAGCTTCGTCCCCATGGCGTGCGCGTCCTGATTGTCGAGCCCGGTACCTTCCGCACCTCGCTGTTTGGCGATGCGTTCCGGCGCATGCCCGAGCACCCCGCCTATGCCTCGACGTCTGGCACCCTCCGGGCCTGGGTGTCCCAGGCCGATGGTCAGCAACCGGGCGACCCCGCCAAGGCCGCGCGTGTCATCGTCGACGAAGTCGCGCGGCCCCTGAGGCCCGACGCGCCCTTGCGCCTGCCACTCGGCGGGGACGCCGTGGATGGGATTCGCCAGAAGCTGGCGTTCATCGCGGCGGACATCGACCACGGCGAGCGCGCCGCACGCGCCACGGCGTTCTAG
- a CDS encoding sigma-54-dependent transcriptional regulator → MNESLKGTVLLVDDDPAVAKVLGALLTQAGLTTYSARDGREALSLLANKPVDVVVSDVRMPGMDGLQVLAEVSRGWPDVPVILLTAHGTVPLAVEAMKAGAADFVLKPFDREEILFTVSKALLRAHRDDGRQQTRATGGFIGSSRAMSDVQAVLAKAAAGTATVLLRGESGTGKELAAKAVHDASPRRDGPFVKLHCAALPDTLLESELFGYEKGAFTGAATRKPGRVELAHGGTLFLDEVGDISPAVQVKLLRVIQERELERLGGTQTVKVDVRFVAATHQPLEERVKEGRFREDLFYRLNVVPVWLPPLRERPDDIEPLALHFLEAHAKTNGRPPFTLTADGLAALRAQPWPGNVRQLQNFLERLVVLSDTQVLGGQEVLQELARQPGLSPAPSAVSVAEVPVPAADSARTLETQRKEMERQAMADALKRAGDNRTLAARLLGISRRTLYNKLEEYGLL, encoded by the coding sequence GTGAACGAGTCATTGAAGGGCACCGTGCTGCTGGTCGACGACGACCCGGCCGTGGCCAAGGTGCTGGGCGCCCTGCTGACGCAGGCGGGCCTGACGACGTACTCCGCGCGGGATGGACGGGAAGCCCTGTCCCTGCTGGCGAACAAGCCGGTGGACGTGGTGGTGAGCGACGTGCGCATGCCCGGCATGGATGGGCTCCAGGTGCTCGCGGAGGTGTCGCGCGGCTGGCCGGACGTCCCTGTCATCCTGCTCACCGCGCATGGCACGGTGCCGCTCGCGGTGGAGGCGATGAAGGCGGGCGCCGCGGACTTCGTGCTCAAGCCCTTCGACCGGGAGGAGATTCTCTTCACCGTGAGCAAGGCCCTGCTGCGCGCGCACCGCGACGACGGACGCCAGCAGACGCGGGCCACGGGCGGGTTCATCGGCTCGAGCCGGGCCATGTCGGACGTGCAGGCCGTCCTCGCGAAGGCCGCCGCCGGCACCGCCACGGTGCTGCTGCGGGGCGAGTCCGGCACGGGCAAGGAGCTGGCCGCCAAGGCCGTGCATGACGCCAGCCCCCGGCGCGACGGCCCCTTCGTGAAGCTGCACTGCGCGGCCCTGCCGGACACGCTGCTGGAGAGCGAGCTGTTCGGCTACGAGAAGGGCGCCTTCACCGGCGCGGCCACGCGCAAGCCCGGACGCGTGGAGCTGGCCCACGGCGGCACGCTGTTCCTCGACGAGGTGGGGGACATCTCCCCCGCCGTCCAGGTGAAGCTCCTGCGCGTCATCCAGGAGCGCGAGCTGGAGCGGCTGGGCGGCACGCAGACGGTGAAGGTGGACGTCCGCTTCGTCGCGGCCACGCACCAGCCGCTGGAGGAGCGCGTGAAGGAAGGTCGCTTCCGCGAGGACCTCTTCTACCGGCTCAACGTGGTGCCGGTGTGGCTGCCTCCACTGCGCGAGCGCCCGGACGACATCGAGCCCCTGGCCCTGCACTTCCTCGAGGCCCACGCGAAGACGAACGGGCGGCCGCCCTTCACCCTCACCGCGGACGGGCTCGCGGCGCTGCGGGCCCAGCCGTGGCCGGGGAACGTGCGCCAGCTCCAGAACTTCCTGGAGCGGCTGGTGGTGCTCTCGGACACGCAGGTGCTGGGGGGACAGGAGGTCCTCCAGGAGCTGGCGCGGCAGCCGGGGCTGTCCCCCGCCCCCAGCGCGGTGAGCGTCGCCGAGGTGCCCGTGCCCGCGGCGGACTCCGCCCGGACGTTGGAGACCCAGCGCAAGGAGATGGAGCGGCAGGCCATGGCGGACGCGCTCAAGCGCGCGGGTGACAACCGGACGTTGGCGGCGCGGCTGCTCGGCATCAGCCGGCGCACGCTCTACAACAAGCTGGAGGAGTACGGCCTGCTGTAA